From one Brachypodium distachyon strain Bd21 chromosome 4, Brachypodium_distachyon_v3.0, whole genome shotgun sequence genomic stretch:
- the LOC100842060 gene encoding ureide permease 1, giving the protein MFMVQDKAGAIVSISFSLLFLGSWPTILTHAERKGRLPQHAYLDYSVSNLLAAVLIALTFGQLGDGRPNFFTQLRQAQDDWPSVLFALGGGAALSVGNLCTQYGWAYVGLSLTEVIVSSLTVVVGTTLNYFLDNKINSAAILFPGVACFLAAATLACALHSSNKADDKKKLSASPNSYSFCTNGGLTLGEQVSITEPLRDTENGDSPVTDATRAKPGSKEYLIELEQRRSIKVLESNKFIGIAIVLFAGFLMSLFSPAFNLATNDQWHTLKDGVPHLMVYTAYFYFSISSFVIGVGINIWFLYCPIADVEKSSFKAYLKDWKGRQWALLAGLLCGFGNGLEFMGGQAAGYAAADAVEALPLVSTFWAILLLKEYWRASKKTYILLVSMLFTFAAAVALLMGSAGQRSTK; this is encoded by the exons ATGTTCATGGTGCAGGACAAAGCGGGCGCCATCGTTTCGATCTCCTTCTCCCTCCTGTTCCTCGGCTCGTGGCCAACGATCCTCACCCACGCGGAGCGCAAGGGCCGCCTGCCGCAGCACGCGTACCTCGACTACTCCGTCTCcaacctcctcgccgccgtcctcatCGCGCTCACCTTCGGCCAGCTCGGGGACGGCCGGCCCAACTTCTTCACCCAGCTCCGTCAGGCCCAG GATGACTGGCCTTCAGTGCTGTTTGCgctcggaggcggcgctgcgcTCAGCGTTGGGAACCTTTGCACACAGTATGGGTGGGCATATGTGGGTCTCTCGCTTACCGAGGTTATAGTTTCAAGCTTGACTGTTGTGGTAG GCACAACACTGAATTACTTCTTGGACAACAAGATCAACAGCGCCGCGATTCTTTTCCCTGGAGTGGCATGCTTCTTGGCTGCAGCCACCCTTGCCTGTGCCCTCCACAGTTCCAATAAAGCTGATGATAAAAAGAAACTAAGTGCATCCCCAAATAGTTACAGCTTTTG CACAAATGGAGGTTTGACCCTGGGCGAACAAGTCAGCATCACAG AACCTCTAAGGGACACGGAAAATGGAGATTCTCCTGTGACAGATGCCACCAGGGCTAAACCAGGAAGTAAAGAATACCTAATTGAGCTCGAACAACGGCGTTCAATTAAG gTATTGGAATCAAACAAGTTCATAGGGATTGCAATAGTGTTATTCGCTGGGTTCCTCATGTCCCTCTTCTCCCCGGCATTCAACCTGGCCACCAACGACCAGTGGCACACCCTGAAAGACGGTGTCCCACACCTGATGGTCTACACCGCCTACTTCTACTTCTCCATCTCGAGTTTCGTTATCGGTGTGGGCATCAACATCTGGTTCCTCTACTGTCCAATTGCCGACGTGGAAAAGTCATCCTTCAAGGCCTATCTGAAAGACTGGAAAGGCAGACAGTGGGCTCTTCTTGCCGGCTTACTTTGCGGTTTCGGCAATGGATTGGAGTTCATGGGTGGTCAGGCTGCTGGTTATGCAGCCGCTGATGCTGTTGAG GCATTGCCACTTGTGAGCACATTCTGGGCCATCCTGCTGCTCAAGGAGTACTGGAGGGCATCGAAGAAAACGTACATTCTGCTTGTGTCCATGCTGTTCACGTTCGCCGCCGCAGTAGCATTGCTCATGGGTTCAGCAGGTCAGAGGAGCACGAAGTGA
- the LOC100844494 gene encoding DNAJ protein JJJ1 homolog encodes MASAAPKRCYYEILGLSRDCSPTDIKLAFRRLALSLHPDKQAPGSDLAAATAAFQELQHAHSVLSDPQERAYYDSHRSQILFADPVSSRSGSASPVPDLFSFFSTSAFSGFSDSGRGFYKVYGDLFDKVFAQEVTYARRMGIPTDSIPTPPVIGNLDSPYTQVTAFYAYWLGFGSVMDFGWAAEWDAARGENRRTRRLMEEDNKKAMRKARREYNDAVRGLAAFCKKRDKRVVDMALQKKAEEEKKKKEEMERKKAEERKKKERAMTYQEPEWARVNEDEIVFEEEDDEEMMAKRKEELYCVACNKKFKSEKQWKNHEQSKKHKDKVAELRMAFKEEEEALKEAEAAAGGEWEEVDVGFDFKPANESDESDWSDAAEELAEELDVGLDVGNEEDGDKDFDSGEPVVGSYEGLDVGNEEDGDKDFDSGEPVVGSYDETSVLEAMLSSRKNKKSGYVVPQEEVPPSVSEDDNADDTSSAVNTVKKKGRRRRASKKGQDDVSYAENGQGTKTNVPHEESGHDNDEHGVDDKMEGPPSSNDDGPMASKGDEQKGINDNPKKNKRNKKVAEKKPNVSADQKNASKGKKQKEVSKAHGNDCEMCGDTFDSRTKLFSHLEETGHAVIKTRQKKR; translated from the exons atggcgtccGCCGCGCCGAAACGGTGCTACTACGAGATCCTCGGGCTCTCCCGCGACTGCTCCCCGACCGACATCAAGCTCGCGTTCCGCCGCCTCGCGCTCTCCCTCCACCCCGACAAGCAGGCCCCGGGAtccgacctcgccgccgccaccgccgccttccAGGAGCTCCAGCACGCGCACTCCGTGCTCTCCGATCCCCAGGAACGCGCCTACTACGACTCCCACCGCTCCCAGATCCTCTTCGCCGACCCCGTCTCCTCCCGCTCCGGCTCCGCCTCCCCCGTCCCCGACCtattctccttcttctccacctccgCTTTCTCGGGCTTCTCCGACTCCGGCCGCGGATTCTACAAGGTCTACGGTGACCTGTTCGACAAGGTGTTCGCGCAGGAGGTCACCTACGCCCGCCGCATGGGCATCCCCACCGACTCCatccccacgccgccggtcATCGGCAACCTCGACTCCCCTTACACCCAGGTCACTGCTTTCTACGCCTACTGGCTGGGGTTCGGCTCGGTCATGGATTTCGGGTGGGCGGCCGAGTGGGACGCTGCCCGTGGGGAGAATCGCCGTACCCGGAGGCTCATGGAGGAGGATAACAAGAAGGCGATGCGCAAGGCTCGCCGGGAGTATAACGACGCTGTCAGAGGGTTGGCTGCCTTCTGCAAGAAGAGGGATAAGAGGGTGGTCGACATGGCACTGCAGAagaaggcagaggaggagaagaagaagaaggaagagatGGAAAGGAAGAAggcagaggagaggaagaagaaggagcgaGCCATGACGTATCAGGAGCCTGAGTGGGCGAGGGTGAACGAGGACGAGATAGTGTTTGAGgaagaggatgatgaggaGATGATGGCAAAGAGGAAAGAGGAGCTGTACTGTGTGGCATGTAATAAGAAGTTCAAGTCGGAGAAGCAGTGGAAGAACCATGAGCAGTCGAAGAAGCATAAGGATAAGGTGGCTGAGCTGAGGATGGCCTttaaggaggaggaggaggctctaaaggaggccgaggcggcggcgggaggcgagTGGGAAGAAGTTGATGTGGGGTTTGATTTTAAGCCTGCAAATGAGTCAGACGAGAGTGATTGGTCAGATGCTGCAGAAGAGTTGGCTGAGGAGTTGGATGTGGGATTGGACGTGGGGAATGAAGAGGATGGTGATAAGGACTTCGATAGTGGGGAGCCGGTGGTTGGTTCATATGAGGGATTGGACGTGGGGAATGAAGAGGATGGTGATAAGGACTTCGATAGTGGGGAGCCGGTGGTTGGTTCATATGATGAGACTAGTGTCTTGGAGGCGATGTTATCAAGCCGAAAGAACAAGAAGAGTGGTTATGTAGTTCCTCAAGAGGAAGTTCCACCCTCTGTTTCAGAGGATGATAACGCTGATGATACAAGTTCTGCAGTTAATACTGTCAAGAAGAAAGGACGCCGGAGACGAGCATCAAAGAAGGGACAAGATGATGTTAGTTATGCTGAAAATGGGCAAGGAACGAAGACTAATGTCCCCCACGAGGAATCTGGGCATGATAATGATGAACATGGCGTTGACGATAAGATGGAGGGTCCACCCTCCTCTAATGATGACGGCCCAATGGCAAGCAAAGGAGATGAACAGAAAGGAATAAACGACAATCctaaaaagaacaaaaggaacaagAAAGTTGCAGAAAAGAAACCAAATGTTTCTGCTGACCAAAAGAACGCATCAAAGGGAAAGAAGCAAAAG GAGGTCTCGAAGGCACACGGCAATGATTGTGAAATGTGTGGAGATACTTTTGATTCAAG GACGAAGCTGTTTTCTCACTTGGAAGAAACTGGTCACGCCGTCATCAAGACACGACAGAAAAAACGTTAA
- the LOC100824517 gene encoding nitrilase-like protein 2: MALVSFAASLSLPIAVAAAAAAVRSRAVVLRRAMSSSSVSAAAPARVGVVQMTSVGDIDANYATCSRLTKEAAAAGVKFLCFPEVFSFIGSKDGESVKLAEPLDGPIMQRYCSLASESSIWLSLGGFQEKGPDDSQQYNTHVLIDDSGKVRSSYRKIHLFDVDVPGNMVYKESRFTAAGDTVVAVDSPFGRLGLTVCYDLRFPELYQCLRFKHQAQVLLVPSAFTKVTGEAHWEILLRARAIETQCYIIAAAQAGKHNEKRESYGDSIIIDPWGTVIARLADRLSTGFSVADIDLSKVEAVRTKMPIAEHRKFDSVWKSSSL, from the exons ATGGCCTTGGTCTCCTTCGCGgcctcgctctcgctccccatcgccgtcgccgccgccgccgccgccgtgaggTCCCGTGCCGTCGTGCTCCGCCGCGCCATGTCGTCGTcctccgtctccgccgccgcgccggcgaggGTGGGCGTGGTGCAGATGACCTCCGTGGGCGACATCGACGCCAACTACGCCACCTGCTCCCGCCTCACCAAG GAAGCAGCTGCGGCCGGGGTGAAATTTCTTTGCTTCCCTGAGGTCTTCTCGTTCATAGGATCCAAGGACGGCGAGTCCGTTAAGCTAGCCGAACCATTGGACGGTCCAATCATGCAGAGATATTGCTCACTCGCGAG TGAATCAAGTATCTGGCTGTCTCTTGGAGGGTTTCAAGAGAAGGGGCCGGATGATTCTCAGCAGTACAATACTCATGTATTAATTGACGACTCTGGGAAAGTTAGGAGCTCATACCGGAAAATACATTT GTTTGATGTGGATGTACCTGGCAATATGGTTTACAAGGAAAGTCGTTTCACGGCAGCAG GTGATACTGTTGTTGCGGTGGATAGCCCTTTTGGACGATTGGGACTTACTGTTTGTTATGATTTGAGATTTCCAGAGCTTTATCAATGTTTGCGTTTTAAGCATCAAGCACAG GTCTTGCTTGTACCATCTGCATTCACAAAGGTAACCGGGGAGGCACACTGGGAAATTCTCCTTCGTGCTCGTGCAATTGAGACACAGTGCTAT ATTATCGCTGCGGCTCAAGCTGGAAAGCACAATGAGAAAAGAGAAAGCTACGGCGATTCTATAATTATTGACCCATGGGGAACAGTTATAGCTCGACTTGCTG ATCGATTGTCCACTGGGTTTTCTGTAGCAGACATTGACTTGTCAAAAGTCGAGGCAGTGCGAACTAAAATGCCAATCGCTGAG CACCGCAAGTTCGACAGTGTCTGGAAATCCTCATCATTGTAA
- the LOC100846637 gene encoding phosphoserine phosphatase, chloroplastic: MARLVSARICPSQRFHVPLLPSVPPLRSHSAAGLGVGGPSFHGVKLSNLPGFVAAAGALEVPKRAPSSPASGNHLPSEEVIRTWCNADAVCFDVDSTVCLDEGIDELADFCGAGQAVAEWTAKAMTGSVPFEEALAARLSLFKPSLYQVEECMEKRPPRISPGITKLIKMLKAKNVDIYLVSGGFRQMFKPVASELGIPPENIYANQLLFGNSGEYVGFDPAEPTSRSGGKAIAVQHIRKKCGYKTVVMIGDGATDLEARQPGGANLFICYGGVQMREAVAGKADWVVSDFLELMAYLA, translated from the exons ATGGCCCGGTTGGTCAGCGCGCGAATCTGTCCTAGCCAGCGGTTCCATGTTCCTCTGTTGCCGTCGGTCCCGCCGCTGAGGTCGCATTCAGCAGCagggcttggagttggaggtCCTTCGTTTCATGGTGTCAAGCTCTCGAATCTTCCGGGATTCGTAGCGGCAGCAGGAGCGCTGGAGGTTCCCAAGAGGGCGCCATCCTCCCCCGCATCCGGGAACCACCTGCCTTCTGAAG AGGTTATCAGGACCTGGTGCAATGCCGATGCGGTGTGCTTCGATGTCGATAGCACGGTCTGCCTGGACGAGGGTATCGATGAGCTCGCGGATTTCTGCGGGGCAGGGCAAGCAGTTGCCGAATGGACGGCTAA GGCGATGACTGGGTCGGTTCCGTTTGAAGAGGCACTAGCCGCTCGGCTATCTTTGTTCAAGCCATCCTTGTACCAAGTTGAGGAATGCATGGAGAAGAGGCCACCAAG GATATCTCCTGGAATTACCAAACTGATCAAAATGCTAAAAGCAAAAAATGTAGATATATACCTTGTTTCTGGAGGCTTCCGACAGATGTTCAAG CCTGTTGCATCGGAGCTTGGCATTCCCCCTGAAAACATTTATGCAAACCAGTTACTGTTTGGAAATTCTGGAGAATATGTTGGGTTTGACCCCGCAGAGCCTACTTCACGAAGTGGCGGTAAAGCCATAGCAGTTCAACACATAAGAAAG AAATGCGGTTACAAGACAGTTGTTATGATTGGAGATGGTGCTACTGATCTTGAG GCTCGGCAACCAGGTGGAGCAAACCTGTTTATCTGCTATGGAGGGGTGCAAATGAGAGAAGCGGTTGCAGGAAAAGCCGACTGGGTTGTCTCTGATTTCCTTGAGCTGATGGCCTATTTGGCATAA